A window of the Aliivibrio salmonicida LFI1238 genome harbors these coding sequences:
- a CDS encoding ArsR/SmtB family transcription factor, with amino-acid sequence MDIEIVAKALKELGHPTRLAIYKSVVRAGYKGIAVGGLQEKLDIPGSTLSHHVSGLASAGLISQRREGRTLFCVAEYEKLTSVIGFLQDECCFDEACEEEE; translated from the coding sequence ATGGACATCGAGATTGTCGCTAAAGCATTGAAAGAGCTAGGTCATCCTACACGTTTGGCTATTTATAAAAGTGTGGTGAGAGCAGGATACAAAGGTATTGCGGTTGGCGGACTTCAAGAGAAATTGGATATTCCGGGTTCTACGTTGTCTCATCATGTGTCCGGTTTAGCGTCTGCGGGGCTAATTTCACAACGCCGTGAAGGTCGTACCCTTTTTTGTGTGGCTGAATATGAGAAACTGACGTCAGTGATTGGTTTTTTACAAGATGAATGTTGTTTTGATGAAGCGTGTGAAGAAGAGGAATAA
- a CDS encoding IS91-like element ISVsa9 family transposase produces MHAYKPLKQLFNSQNNWLKFLHNNKANLRAVVIENVTKMLSCGTAAFGSREYHCCNPDCTHIKYIHQTCKSRACSSCGMKATERWIQKQQHVFPECEYQHITFTLPNTLWPIFRHNRWLLNKLFKCAANILLGWAKDKGIDVGIFCALHTYGRKLNWNTHLHLSVTRGGICERTGLWKPIYFQMKTTEPCWRAAIVSLLGKAYYELDLSSEECPYIRNKTDWSRFLSSQYNRRWKLHFAKKTNNVKPTMNYLGRYLKRPPISASRLSHYAKGGMITFNYLDHRTGTTDSLTLSPEEMIRRIVEHYPDKHFKMIRYYGFLSMRRRGEALPRVYAALGMTIEAEPKMPGYAAMLKGYVKVDPYECILCESRLVFTNFRVGNSVNDLVTHAIVQSELRAA; encoded by the coding sequence ATGCACGCATATAAACCCCTGAAACAATTATTTAATAGTCAAAATAACTGGCTTAAATTTCTTCATAATAACAAAGCTAACCTAAGAGCGGTCGTGATTGAAAATGTCACAAAGATGCTGTCCTGTGGGACAGCGGCTTTTGGCTCTCGCGAATATCATTGTTGCAACCCTGACTGTACCCATATCAAATATATTCACCAAACCTGTAAATCTCGAGCGTGCAGTAGCTGTGGCATGAAAGCCACAGAGCGATGGATACAAAAGCAACAACATGTCTTCCCTGAATGCGAATATCAACACATCACCTTTACCCTTCCAAACACGCTATGGCCTATCTTTCGTCATAACCGTTGGCTGTTAAATAAATTATTCAAATGTGCTGCAAACATTCTGCTGGGATGGGCAAAAGATAAAGGAATAGATGTCGGTATCTTTTGTGCTCTTCATACTTACGGTCGAAAACTGAATTGGAATACGCACTTACATTTATCGGTCACTCGTGGGGGAATTTGTGAACGTACCGGTTTATGGAAACCCATTTACTTCCAAATGAAAACGACAGAGCCTTGTTGGAGAGCGGCTATCGTCAGTTTATTGGGTAAGGCTTATTATGAGCTTGATTTATCAAGCGAAGAATGCCCCTATATCCGTAATAAAACGGATTGGTCACGCTTTTTAAGCAGTCAATATAATCGTCGTTGGAAGCTTCATTTTGCTAAAAAGACAAATAATGTAAAACCGACGATGAACTATCTTGGTCGGTATTTAAAACGGCCCCCGATTTCAGCGTCACGTTTAAGTCATTACGCCAAAGGCGGAATGATAACGTTTAATTATTTAGACCATCGAACAGGAACAACAGACAGCCTAACATTATCACCAGAAGAGATGATAAGACGGATAGTAGAGCACTATCCTGATAAACATTTCAAGATGATCCGATACTACGGTTTTTTATCAATGCGTCGTCGTGGAGAAGCTCTGCCTAGAGTTTATGCAGCTTTAGGTATGACAATAGAAGCTGAGCCGAAAATGCCAGGGTATGCCGCAATGTTAAAAGGATATGTAAAAGTAGATCCGTACGAATGTATTTTATGTGAAAGTCGTCTGGTGTTTACGAATTTCCGAGTCGGAAATTCGGTCAATGATTTAGTCACCCATGCGATAGTTCAGTCAGAATTGAGGGCAGCATAA
- a CDS encoding helix-turn-helix domain-containing protein, whose product MENELKLLKIVLKADLTKVELKIVVYLLNTGDKTVKLTNPEMACACGILPANFRRALKKLEENQVVGRRKDGIYIRSINSWKASK is encoded by the coding sequence ATGGAAAATGAACTGAAATTATTAAAAATCGTTTTAAAAGCAGATTTAACAAAAGTTGAATTGAAAATCGTTGTATACCTACTAAATACAGGCGATAAGACGGTAAAACTAACAAATCCAGAAATGGCTTGCGCCTGCGGCATATTACCAGCCAATTTTAGACGAGCATTAAAAAAACTTGAAGAAAATCAAGTTGTTGGGCGTAGAAAAGATGGTATTTATATTCGTTCTATCAATTCTTGGAAAGCTTCAAAATAG
- a CDS encoding acyltransferase, protein MAFLTDDELKCMGFKSLGKSVKISDKASIYNCNEIELGDHSRIDDFCVVSGKVKIGRNVHFATHCLVAGGEEGLIFDDFSGLAYSCQIFTRTDDYSGSSMTNPTVPDKYKFVVKKEMRVGRHAIVGAGSIILPGVNLAEGTSIGALSLVRKSTQPWSIYLGNPAKKLKDRKKDLLKLEELYLIEAL, encoded by the coding sequence GTGGCGTTTTTAACGGATGATGAATTAAAATGTATGGGGTTTAAAAGCCTTGGTAAGTCGGTAAAAATTAGTGATAAAGCATCAATATACAATTGTAATGAAATTGAATTGGGTGATCACTCTAGAATTGATGATTTTTGTGTAGTATCAGGAAAGGTTAAAATAGGTAGAAATGTTCACTTCGCTACACACTGCTTAGTTGCAGGTGGTGAAGAAGGGTTAATATTTGATGATTTTTCTGGTTTAGCTTATAGCTGTCAAATCTTCACCCGTACTGATGATTATAGTGGTAGTAGCATGACCAACCCTACAGTTCCTGATAAATATAAGTTTGTAGTAAAAAAAGAAATGAGGGTGGGTAGGCATGCAATTGTCGGAGCTGGCTCTATTATTTTACCTGGTGTTAATTTAGCAGAAGGAACATCAATAGGTGCTTTGTCCTTAGTTAGGAAAAGTACACAGCCTTGGAGTATATATTTAGGTAATCCAGCTAAAAAGTTAAAGGATAGAAAAAAGGATTTACTGAAACTTGAAGAATTGTATTTAATTGAGGCATTATAA